A window of the Myxococcota bacterium genome harbors these coding sequences:
- a CDS encoding NAD(P)/FAD-dependent oxidoreductase, with amino-acid sequence MNVAIVGAGPAGSFCAWRLARAGARVTLYDPSHPREKPCGGGVTPGAFERWPELEELRSAARAAHAVRMTAPRGAELSVALARPIEIFSRRVLDSLLLERARKAGADLRAARVRRVAADLDGVSLDLGDETARHDFVVGADGASSVVRRALVGAKPGGVESYATAGFHVFGLPERELVIEFTREFAGYLWVFPRPDHASVGIAAPLGCANGTELRARVSELLARRYPGSESLPREPYAASIPVGGGPVAGPRFALVGDAAAANDAITGEGIQHALDSGGLLAESLLEAGVAGAPALYAERWRAGPGGELAACARLSRRLYRPRTVDFSVALARRSRRAQRLMADMLIAAQCYRGLGRRILGDLLARS; translated from the coding sequence ATGAACGTGGCGATCGTCGGCGCCGGGCCTGCGGGCTCGTTCTGTGCCTGGCGGCTCGCGCGCGCGGGCGCGCGCGTCACCCTGTACGACCCGTCGCACCCGCGTGAGAAGCCGTGCGGCGGCGGAGTCACTCCGGGCGCGTTCGAGCGCTGGCCCGAGCTGGAAGAGCTGCGCTCGGCCGCGCGCGCCGCGCACGCGGTGCGCATGACCGCGCCGCGCGGCGCCGAGCTCTCGGTGGCGCTGGCGCGCCCGATCGAGATCTTCTCGCGCCGCGTGCTCGACTCGCTCTTGCTCGAGCGCGCGCGCAAGGCGGGCGCCGACCTGCGCGCCGCGCGCGTGCGGCGCGTCGCCGCCGACCTGGACGGCGTCAGCCTGGATCTGGGCGACGAGACCGCGCGCCACGACTTCGTGGTGGGCGCGGACGGCGCGTCCAGTGTGGTGCGGCGCGCGCTGGTTGGCGCGAAGCCGGGCGGAGTCGAGAGCTATGCGACCGCGGGCTTCCACGTGTTCGGCCTGCCCGAGCGCGAGCTCGTGATCGAATTCACGCGCGAGTTCGCGGGCTACCTGTGGGTGTTCCCGCGCCCCGACCACGCGTCGGTGGGCATCGCGGCGCCGCTCGGCTGCGCGAACGGCACGGAGCTGCGCGCCCGGGTCTCGGAGCTCCTGGCGCGCCGCTACCCCGGCAGCGAGTCACTTCCGCGCGAGCCGTACGCGGCGAGCATTCCGGTGGGCGGCGGCCCGGTCGCCGGGCCGCGCTTCGCGCTCGTCGGCGACGCCGCGGCCGCGAACGACGCGATCACCGGCGAGGGCATCCAGCACGCGCTCGACTCGGGCGGGCTCCTCGCGGAGTCACTCCTGGAGGCCGGCGTGGCGGGCGCGCCCGCGCTCTACGCCGAACGTTGGCGCGCCGGCCCGGGCGGCGAGCTCGCCGCCTGCGCGCGGCTCTCGCGCCGCCTGTACCGCCCGCGCACCGTCGACTTCTCGGTCGCGCTGGCGCGCCGCAGCCGCCGCGCACAGCGCCTCATGGCCGACATGCTGATCGCGGCGCAGTGCTATCGCGGGCTGGGCCGGCGCATCCTGGGCGATCTGCTCGCGCGCTCCTAG
- a CDS encoding electron transfer flavoprotein-ubiquinone oxidoreductase: protein MSETVERERLDVDILFVGAGAATLAAVIRLADLCKAQNVDMPAVLVIEKAPELGAHQLSGAMMDPKGLSELIPDFEQQGFPFHYRCTVDETWLMSKKRVLKSPVTPPPFMNHGNYAISLSDVVKWLGSKAEERGIEIYPGFPAAQPIFDGKRVVGVQVQDRGVDKDGQHKGVFEAGPQIFAKCVVFGEGTRGSCTKVVIDTLGLEGPNPQAYETGIKEIWRIKPENHVPGRVVHTMGWPQDPATFGGGWIYDLKDNCVSIGFVTGLDYDNPYTDPHDLMQRWKTHPRMRQLLEGGECIRYGAKTMPVGGWFSFPKLYGDGFMLVGDSAGTCNGERLKGVHLAIKSGMLAAETLLEAVRKDDFSDATLASYKTRWDASWLAKEHKKARNFHASFKFAQKMPQWLGWLRQLPWLVNGQALAMITGGRGLVGMVHAHPDHEHMKKLAQLTPKEREKKNKVEYDNKYTFDKVTAVALAGSRHEVDQPHHLHVADTEVCANQCTVEYGNPCESFCPAAVYEMIPDDAHPGKKRLVIHHENCVHCKTCDVADPYAIITWTTPEGGDGPDYTNM from the coding sequence ATGAGCGAAACGGTGGAACGCGAGCGTCTGGACGTGGACATCCTGTTCGTCGGGGCGGGAGCCGCGACGTTGGCCGCAGTGATTCGGCTGGCCGATCTGTGCAAGGCGCAGAACGTCGACATGCCGGCGGTGCTGGTGATCGAGAAGGCGCCCGAGCTCGGCGCGCACCAGCTCTCGGGCGCGATGATGGACCCGAAGGGCCTGTCCGAACTGATCCCCGACTTCGAGCAGCAGGGCTTCCCGTTCCACTACCGCTGCACGGTCGACGAGACCTGGCTCATGTCGAAGAAGCGCGTGCTCAAGAGCCCGGTGACTCCGCCGCCCTTCATGAACCACGGCAACTACGCGATCTCGCTGTCCGACGTGGTGAAGTGGCTCGGCAGCAAGGCCGAGGAGCGCGGGATCGAGATCTACCCCGGCTTCCCCGCCGCGCAGCCGATCTTCGACGGCAAGCGCGTGGTGGGCGTGCAGGTCCAGGACCGCGGCGTCGACAAGGACGGCCAGCACAAGGGCGTGTTCGAGGCCGGGCCGCAGATCTTCGCCAAGTGTGTGGTGTTCGGCGAAGGCACGCGCGGCTCGTGCACCAAGGTCGTGATCGACACACTCGGGCTCGAAGGCCCGAACCCGCAGGCCTACGAGACGGGCATCAAGGAGATCTGGCGCATCAAGCCGGAGAACCACGTCCCCGGCCGCGTGGTGCACACCATGGGCTGGCCGCAGGACCCCGCCACCTTCGGCGGCGGCTGGATCTACGACCTGAAGGACAACTGTGTCTCGATCGGGTTCGTGACCGGGCTCGACTACGACAACCCGTACACCGACCCGCACGACCTGATGCAGCGCTGGAAGACGCACCCGCGCATGCGCCAGCTGCTCGAAGGCGGTGAGTGCATCCGCTACGGCGCGAAGACCATGCCCGTGGGCGGCTGGTTCTCGTTCCCCAAGCTCTACGGCGATGGCTTCATGCTGGTGGGTGACTCGGCAGGCACTTGCAACGGCGAGAGACTCAAGGGCGTGCACCTCGCGATCAAGAGCGGCATGCTCGCCGCCGAGACCCTGCTCGAGGCGGTGCGCAAAGACGACTTCTCCGACGCCACGCTGGCCAGCTACAAGACGCGCTGGGACGCGAGCTGGCTCGCGAAGGAGCACAAGAAGGCGCGCAACTTCCACGCCTCGTTCAAGTTCGCCCAGAAGATGCCGCAGTGGCTCGGCTGGCTGCGCCAGCTGCCGTGGCTCGTGAACGGCCAGGCGCTGGCCATGATCACCGGCGGCCGCGGCCTGGTCGGCATGGTGCACGCGCACCCGGACCACGAGCACATGAAGAAGCTCGCGCAGCTCACGCCCAAGGAGCGCGAGAAGAAGAACAAGGTCGAGTACGACAACAAGTACACCTTCGACAAAGTGACTGCGGTCGCGCTCGCCGGCTCGCGGCACGAGGTCGACCAGCCGCACCACCTGCACGTGGCCGACACCGAGGTGTGCGCCAACCAGTGCACCGTCGAATACGGCAACCCGTGCGAGAGCTTCTGCCCCGCCGCGGTGTACGAGATGATCCCCGACGATGCTCACCCGGGGAAGAAACGGCTCGTGATCCACCACGAGAACTGCGTGCACTGCAAGACCTGCGACGTCGCCGATCCGTACGCGATCATCACCTGGACCACCCCCGAGGGCGGCGACGGCCCCGACTACACCAACATGTGA
- a CDS encoding MFS transporter, translating into MNSPRAGTRLAVGILFATILIDFLGYSILIPVLPHFVSSLGVGASGIGLITALYAVGLVLFLPLWGWVSDRIGRRPVLLVSLLGTAASFVLLASAGSLTMVLIARFMGGFFGASIGTAQAAMTDLTDEGSRAQGMGVIGAASGVGLVVGTALGGVLGGIDPTLPFHATAAIAGLNFLLAAWALPESKAPVASDSGWQGFGRALVPAPVWVFANVHGGAQRLYLFLFLQLFFGFSVIESMFPLFATARFGWGEMQVGLFMASIALILGAMQGLAVGALSRRFGESAMTAFGLGLTGFAFIGLALSHSFPVLCASAVCVALGSGIAFPAFTSLFTKSTGAHEQGAALSRSQAMIHTGRALGAYSWGVVFESSGASQPFVFAGLVLLAALLLFLATARVLLPQP; encoded by the coding sequence GTGAACTCGCCGCGCGCCGGCACGAGACTCGCGGTCGGGATCCTGTTCGCGACGATCCTGATCGACTTTCTCGGCTACTCGATCCTGATTCCCGTCCTGCCGCACTTCGTGAGCTCGCTCGGCGTGGGCGCGTCGGGCATCGGTCTGATCACGGCGCTGTACGCGGTGGGGCTGGTGCTGTTCCTGCCGTTGTGGGGCTGGGTCTCGGACCGCATCGGCCGGCGGCCGGTCCTGCTCGTGTCACTGCTGGGCACCGCGGCCTCGTTCGTGCTGTTGGCGTCCGCCGGGTCACTCACCATGGTGTTGATCGCGCGCTTCATGGGCGGCTTCTTCGGCGCGAGCATCGGCACGGCGCAGGCCGCGATGACCGACCTGACCGACGAAGGCTCGCGCGCGCAGGGCATGGGCGTGATCGGCGCGGCGTCGGGCGTCGGGCTGGTCGTCGGTACGGCGCTCGGCGGCGTGCTGGGCGGCATCGACCCGACCTTGCCGTTCCACGCCACGGCCGCGATCGCGGGCCTGAACTTCCTGCTGGCGGCGTGGGCGCTGCCCGAGTCGAAGGCGCCCGTGGCGAGTGACTCGGGCTGGCAGGGCTTCGGCCGTGCGCTCGTGCCGGCGCCCGTGTGGGTGTTCGCGAACGTGCACGGCGGCGCGCAGCGGCTGTATCTGTTCCTGTTCCTGCAGCTCTTCTTCGGCTTCTCGGTGATCGAGTCGATGTTTCCGTTGTTCGCGACCGCGCGCTTCGGCTGGGGCGAGATGCAGGTGGGTCTGTTCATGGCCTCGATCGCGCTGATTCTCGGCGCGATGCAGGGCCTCGCGGTGGGCGCGCTGTCACGCCGCTTCGGTGAGTCGGCCATGACTGCCTTCGGCCTCGGGCTGACGGGCTTCGCGTTCATCGGCCTCGCGCTGTCTCACTCGTTCCCGGTGCTGTGCGCGTCGGCCGTGTGCGTGGCGCTGGGCTCGGGCATCGCGTTCCCGGCATTCACGAGCCTGTTCACGAAGTCCACCGGCGCGCACGAGCAGGGCGCCGCGCTGTCGCGCAGCCAGGCGATGATCCACACCGGCCGCGCGCTCGGCGCGTACTCCTGGGGCGTGGTGTTCGAGAGCTCGGGCGCCAGCCAGCCCTTCGTATTCGCCGGTCTGGTGCTGCTGGCGGCGCTCCTCTTGTTCCTCGCCACGGCCCGGGTACTGCTGCCCCAGCCCTGA
- a CDS encoding prolipoprotein diacylglyceryl transferase family protein, which yields MYPTLFEVHGFQVSTFGIMVALAFLAGGWLAARSFELQGRPGNAAWDLLVWCVVGGLLGAKLWYVGEMFARDPDATIWNTLFVRGGLTWYGGLLGGAAFGLFGARRNGISLLDTLNAAAPALAASHAIGRIGCFLVGDDYGVPSNVPWAIAFPQGTPKTDVPVHPTMLYETFWLIPVFAILWQRRQKSPFLFGEYLVLSGLGRLWIEVFRRNPDFVGVLSNAQVVALVCIVAGAASWLWMRANRPAVSSGAGK from the coding sequence ATGTATCCGACCCTCTTCGAGGTCCACGGCTTCCAGGTCTCCACGTTCGGCATCATGGTCGCGCTCGCGTTTCTGGCGGGCGGCTGGCTGGCGGCGCGCTCGTTCGAGCTCCAGGGCCGGCCGGGCAACGCCGCCTGGGACCTTTTGGTGTGGTGCGTGGTCGGCGGGCTGCTCGGCGCCAAGCTCTGGTACGTGGGCGAGATGTTCGCGCGCGACCCGGATGCGACGATCTGGAACACCTTGTTCGTGCGCGGCGGACTCACCTGGTACGGGGGTCTCCTGGGCGGTGCCGCGTTCGGTCTCTTCGGCGCCCGGCGCAACGGGATCTCGCTGCTCGACACCCTGAACGCGGCGGCGCCTGCGCTGGCGGCGAGTCACGCGATCGGGCGCATCGGCTGCTTCCTGGTCGGCGACGACTACGGGGTGCCCTCGAACGTGCCCTGGGCGATCGCGTTTCCGCAAGGCACGCCCAAGACCGACGTCCCCGTCCACCCCACCATGCTCTACGAGACCTTCTGGCTGATCCCCGTGTTCGCGATCCTGTGGCAGCGTCGCCAGAAGTCGCCGTTCCTGTTCGGCGAGTATCTCGTGCTGTCGGGGCTCGGCCGGCTGTGGATCGAAGTGTTCCGCCGCAACCCCGACTTCGTGGGCGTGCTGTCGAACGCGCAGGTGGTCGCGCTGGTGTGCATCGTCGCTGGCGCGGCTTCGTGGCTGTGGATGCGCGCGAACCGGCCGGCGGTCAGCTCCGGGGCCGGGAAGTGA
- a CDS encoding patatin-like phospholipase family protein, translating into MGHVVQIKLEVLPDASAEADESPLRFQSADGSFFLTDEELADARARGCRYEVVRRIQESELPVRFSLPHDGAVTDWPPEDARLAVLARLLAEERANGSVEIRFLGRNRVVPPDGFALDRAGGERRYVWQIVPAEVHAARPAVQERFRALRAVCQDPEARVVLSLGSGGLKLFAHATALRLFESLGIAEHFAEVWGSSAGAMAGLLYAQGLSPHAIEQMGYDLYTGRVDLALRPSKLQFLRHLVRDVLPALGAAGAGFVDVADGLSRMLERYCGDVQPRIPFYCIAFNLRDCQSDVLTPGLVPEHLRELIVQADARAAALASSSVPLLFVPRVIRRISHDTHYIDGSTTEDVPLHSVVQKWDLDRRAGLEHRERLVIVYVKLTGGLETYRTHPGRIGKLRLMQTVAAAGIETMHRRDLELLRMRRDVRLLGLELSDANPDFFDTRRIAEFIRSAKECFPEQLVRLEEKLRAEEGAR; encoded by the coding sequence TTGGGGCACGTCGTCCAGATCAAGCTCGAGGTGCTCCCTGACGCCTCCGCCGAGGCCGACGAGTCGCCGCTGCGCTTCCAGTCCGCGGACGGCTCCTTCTTCCTCACGGATGAGGAGCTGGCGGACGCGCGCGCCCGTGGCTGCCGCTACGAGGTCGTGCGGCGGATCCAGGAGTCGGAGCTGCCGGTGCGGTTCTCGCTGCCGCACGACGGCGCGGTCACCGACTGGCCGCCCGAGGACGCGCGTCTGGCCGTGCTGGCGCGCCTGCTCGCCGAAGAGCGCGCCAACGGCTCGGTCGAGATCCGCTTCCTGGGCCGCAACCGCGTGGTGCCGCCCGACGGCTTCGCGCTCGACCGCGCCGGCGGCGAGCGCCGCTACGTGTGGCAGATCGTGCCCGCCGAGGTGCACGCGGCGCGGCCGGCGGTGCAGGAGCGCTTCCGCGCGCTGCGCGCCGTGTGCCAGGACCCCGAGGCGCGCGTGGTGCTGTCCCTGGGCTCGGGGGGCCTCAAGCTCTTCGCCCACGCCACGGCGCTGCGGCTGTTCGAGTCACTCGGCATCGCCGAACACTTCGCCGAGGTGTGGGGCTCGAGCGCGGGCGCGATGGCGGGGCTCCTGTATGCCCAGGGTCTCTCGCCGCACGCGATCGAACAGATGGGCTACGACCTGTACACGGGCCGCGTCGACCTGGCGCTGCGGCCCTCGAAGCTGCAATTCCTCCGGCACCTGGTGCGCGACGTGCTGCCCGCGCTGGGCGCCGCCGGCGCCGGTTTCGTCGACGTGGCCGACGGTCTCTCGCGCATGCTCGAGAGATACTGCGGCGACGTGCAGCCGCGCATCCCGTTCTACTGCATCGCGTTCAACCTGCGCGACTGTCAGTCCGACGTGCTGACTCCCGGCCTGGTGCCCGAGCACCTGCGCGAGCTGATCGTGCAGGCCGACGCGCGCGCCGCCGCGCTGGCCTCGTCGAGCGTGCCGCTCCTGTTCGTGCCGCGCGTGATCCGGCGCATCAGTCACGATACGCACTACATCGACGGCTCCACCACCGAGGACGTGCCGCTGCACTCGGTGGTCCAGAAGTGGGACCTCGACCGCAGGGCAGGCCTGGAGCACCGCGAGCGGCTGGTGATCGTGTACGTGAAGCTCACCGGGGGCCTCGAGACCTACCGCACTCACCCGGGCCGGATCGGCAAGCTGCGACTCATGCAGACCGTGGCCGCCGCGGGCATCGAGACCATGCACCGGCGCGACCTCGAGCTCCTGCGCATGCGCCGCGACGTGCGCCTGCTCGGACTCGAGCTCTCCGACGCCAACCCCGACTTCTTCGACACGCGCCGCATCGCCGAGTTCATCCGCAGCGCGAAGGAGTGTTTCCCCGAGCAGCTGGTCCGGCTCGAGGAGAAGCTCCGCGCGGAAGAGGGCGCCCGCTAG
- a CDS encoding lytic transglycosylase domain-containing protein — MSDPQGARWRAIAAGVLLLAGTGILSSAQALAEKSLAGGGAGPSEQVRVAAAIRAKLPQVDQPLSERIAASVVRCQREQSLAPDLVLAVLAQESSGRPGARSSAGAIGLMQVMPYMYEELALPGGVAHVEANIEAGCRLLADNIRRLGEDEGISAYCWGNQIGNDRYLRRVKKLRRDFRPYLVPEVASARIQG; from the coding sequence ATGAGCGATCCACAAGGAGCGCGCTGGCGGGCCATTGCCGCCGGCGTTCTATTGCTGGCTGGGACCGGAATCCTGAGCTCCGCCCAGGCCCTTGCCGAGAAGTCGCTCGCCGGCGGCGGCGCGGGCCCCTCGGAGCAGGTGCGCGTGGCGGCCGCCATCCGCGCCAAGCTCCCCCAGGTCGACCAGCCGCTCTCGGAGCGGATCGCGGCCAGCGTGGTGCGCTGTCAGCGCGAGCAGTCGCTCGCGCCCGACCTGGTGCTGGCCGTGCTCGCCCAGGAGTCGAGCGGGCGCCCCGGCGCGCGCAGCTCGGCGGGCGCGATCGGCCTGATGCAGGTCATGCCGTACATGTACGAGGAGCTGGCGCTGCCCGGCGGCGTTGCCCACGTGGAAGCGAACATCGAGGCGGGCTGCCGGCTCCTGGCCGACAACATCCGCCGGCTTGGCGAGGACGAAGGCATCAGCGCCTACTGTTGGGGCAACCAGATCGGCAACGACCGCTACCTGCGTCGTGTGAAGAAGCTGCGCCGGGACTTCCGCCCCTACCTCGTCCCCGAAGTCGCGAGCGCGCGGATCCAGGGATGA
- the moaC gene encoding cyclic pyranopterin monophosphate synthase MoaC: protein MKRGSRRAARSARSTHFDERGRARMVDVGAKTETAREAIARGQVALSREALGMVTSGSAAKGDVLGVARIAAIQAAKRTSEWIPLCHALPLDALEVDFRTESDPPRIEIEARARTTAKTGVEMEALVAVSAAALTIYDMCKSVDRAMVIGEVRLVRKSGGKSGTYTRPGG from the coding sequence ATGAAGCGCGGGTCGAGGCGCGCCGCGCGATCAGCGCGCTCGACGCACTTCGACGAACGCGGCCGCGCGCGCATGGTCGACGTGGGCGCGAAGACCGAGACCGCCCGCGAAGCGATCGCGCGCGGCCAGGTCGCGCTCTCGCGCGAGGCGCTGGGCATGGTCACGTCGGGATCGGCCGCCAAAGGCGACGTGCTCGGTGTGGCGCGCATCGCCGCGATCCAGGCCGCGAAGCGCACGTCGGAGTGGATCCCGCTGTGTCACGCGCTCCCGCTCGACGCGCTCGAGGTCGACTTTCGCACCGAGTCCGACCCGCCGCGCATCGAGATCGAGGCGCGCGCGCGCACGACCGCGAAGACCGGGGTCGAGATGGAGGCGCTGGTCGCGGTCTCCGCCGCCGCGCTCACGATCTACGACATGTGTAAGTCGGTCGATCGCGCCATGGTGATCGGCGAGGTCCGCCTGGTCCGAAAGTCGGGCGGAAAGAGCGGAACGTACACGCGTCCGGGCGGCTGA